In one window of uncultured Draconibacterium sp. DNA:
- the upp gene encoding uracil phosphoribosyltransferase has translation MDIRVLGHNHSILDQYLAEIRDTGIQTDPLRFRDNLNRIGEIFAYEISKEMHFEITDVTTPLGVAKVPKLCQQPVLATILRAGLAMHNGLLRIFDRAENCFISAFRKYTEGGEFEIEFEYMASPSLDDKVVILSDPMLASGKSMEIGYEALFSKGKPAHIHLVAIIASEEGVEYVKNAIKDENVTLWLGAVDPEMTPKSYIVPGLGDAGDLAFGEKIDSK, from the coding sequence ATGGACATTCGAGTTTTAGGCCACAACCACTCCATTTTAGATCAATATCTGGCAGAGATCCGCGATACAGGAATTCAAACCGACCCACTTCGTTTTCGTGATAACCTTAACCGAATTGGTGAAATTTTTGCTTACGAGATAAGCAAAGAAATGCATTTTGAAATTACCGATGTTACAACTCCACTGGGAGTTGCAAAAGTTCCCAAATTATGCCAACAACCGGTTTTAGCAACTATTTTACGCGCGGGGTTAGCCATGCATAACGGATTGCTGCGTATTTTCGACCGGGCAGAAAACTGTTTTATATCCGCCTTTCGGAAATATACTGAAGGAGGCGAATTCGAAATTGAATTTGAATACATGGCCTCTCCTTCGCTTGATGATAAAGTGGTTATACTTTCTGACCCGATGCTGGCTTCCGGAAAATCGATGGAAATTGGTTATGAAGCTCTGTTCAGCAAGGGAAAACCGGCGCACATTCACCTGGTAGCAATTATTGCCAGCGAAGAAGGTGTTGAATATGTGAAGAACGCAATTAAAGACGAAAATGTGACTTTATGGCTTGGCGCTGTCGATCCTGAAATGACTCCAAAATCGTATATCGTCCCGGGATTGGGCGATGCGGGAGACTTGGCATTTGGCGAAAAAATCGATTCAAAATAA
- a CDS encoding GNAT family N-acetyltransferase: MTLQVKKIRQSELENFVNSKEFQNYEVVPISPIRARSYLNNPHALPDDIVLYLGFINNKLVAFRSLFADTLNSNGQQIRFAWCSGNWVHPQHRRLGYSEQLLHEAYNDWHKKLAFTNYAPNSEKLYLKTGLFQTIHQFEGVRVYLLAKTAKLFQARINPVTAVLFKITDFLIALLVHLTGAFYNPKSSSMVSFSESEKPDENCFQFIKYNPVNSVFNREETELKWIFEHPWLSEHNNFEASRYPFSSFSRDFYYRTIKVKRDNKLLGFFIFSVREGHLKTLYFNLAEDCTKEIATFLKKYCLSNKIEYATIYKNDLADQLLSRKFPFLYAKRYGQKIYSTFQVSNKEQLTFQDGDGDVFFT, from the coding sequence TTGACTTTACAGGTAAAAAAAATACGACAAAGCGAGTTGGAAAACTTTGTAAACAGCAAAGAGTTTCAGAATTATGAAGTGGTTCCCATCTCTCCGATTCGCGCCCGGTCGTATCTTAATAATCCTCATGCACTACCCGATGACATTGTACTTTATCTTGGCTTTATAAATAATAAACTGGTGGCTTTCCGCAGCCTGTTTGCCGACACGTTAAATTCCAATGGTCAGCAAATTCGTTTTGCTTGGTGTAGCGGCAACTGGGTGCACCCTCAACACCGCCGCTTAGGTTATTCGGAACAACTTTTACACGAAGCATACAACGACTGGCACAAAAAACTGGCATTCACCAATTATGCCCCAAATTCGGAAAAGCTGTATTTAAAAACAGGCCTCTTTCAAACGATTCATCAATTTGAAGGAGTACGTGTTTATTTGCTTGCAAAAACAGCCAAACTTTTTCAAGCCAGAATTAATCCTGTTACTGCAGTTCTATTCAAAATCACCGATTTTCTTATTGCGCTTCTGGTTCATTTGACTGGTGCTTTTTATAATCCAAAATCAAGTTCTATGGTTTCCTTTTCAGAATCAGAAAAACCGGATGAAAATTGCTTTCAGTTCATAAAATACAATCCGGTTAACAGTGTTTTTAACCGCGAAGAAACTGAGTTAAAGTGGATTTTTGAGCATCCCTGGTTGTCAGAACACAATAATTTTGAAGCCTCCCGCTACCCATTTTCATCTTTCTCACGAGACTTTTACTACAGAACAATAAAAGTAAAACGAGACAATAAACTGCTGGGCTTTTTTATTTTCTCAGTACGCGAAGGCCATTTAAAAACACTGTATTTTAATCTTGCCGAAGATTGTACAAAAGAAATTGCCACCTTTTTAAAAAAATATTGCCTAAGCAACAAAATTGAGTACGCAACTATTTATAAAAACGATCTGGCAGACCAGCTTTTAAGCAGAAAATTCCCATTTTTGTACGCGAAAAGATACGGGCAAAAAATATACAGTACTTTTCAGGTATCAAATAAAGAGCAACTAACATTTCAGGACGGTGACGGAGATGTCTTCTTCACCTAA
- a CDS encoding polysaccharide deacetylase family protein has protein sequence MRHFPRFVSKKLSPLFSTRKLLAAKSPLFLPFYHTVSNEPLPHLLNYPVINEKQFKQEIDFYLKFFNPVSLEELMKSPKPGSFHLTFDDGLKECAEIIAPILLQKGIPATFFVNSGFIDNKELFHRYKASLIANEMRTQPDAEVEIYLHENRIPLKEILQTPFSKREILDHAAELLEIDFQSFLEIQKPYMTTSQIKDLHNKGFSIGGHSHKHPEFWKISQKKQLKQVKKSMKWVEENINPKVKAFAFPYTDNGVSGKMIKKIHDKGFCDISFGTAGVKYDEISSHFQRYPAEQNGDFELNVKAEFLYFKLRKTIGKATVKH, from the coding sequence ATGAGGCATTTTCCGCGTTTCGTAAGTAAAAAACTGAGCCCGCTGTTTTCAACCCGAAAACTTTTGGCAGCGAAATCGCCGCTGTTTTTGCCATTTTACCACACCGTTAGCAACGAGCCTTTACCACACCTCTTAAATTACCCGGTAATTAACGAGAAACAATTTAAGCAGGAAATCGATTTCTATTTGAAGTTTTTTAATCCTGTTTCACTGGAAGAGCTGATGAAGTCACCCAAACCAGGCAGCTTTCATTTGACTTTTGATGACGGGCTGAAAGAGTGTGCCGAAATAATTGCACCTATTCTTTTACAAAAAGGAATACCGGCTACTTTTTTTGTGAATAGCGGTTTTATCGACAACAAAGAACTTTTTCATCGGTACAAAGCCAGTTTAATTGCCAACGAAATGCGCACTCAACCCGATGCCGAGGTGGAAATTTACCTGCACGAAAACAGGATTCCGTTAAAGGAAATCTTGCAAACTCCATTCTCAAAGCGAGAAATACTCGATCATGCAGCAGAGTTACTTGAAATTGATTTTCAGTCGTTTCTGGAAATACAAAAACCTTACATGACGACGTCCCAGATTAAAGACTTGCACAACAAAGGTTTTTCCATTGGAGGGCACAGTCATAAACACCCCGAGTTCTGGAAGATTTCGCAGAAAAAACAACTAAAGCAGGTCAAAAAAAGCATGAAGTGGGTGGAAGAGAATATCAATCCAAAAGTGAAAGCATTTGCATTTCCTTATACCGATAATGGCGTTTCCGGAAAAATGATAAAAAAAATACACGACAAGGGATTCTGCGATATTAGTTTTGGGACGGCCGGCGTTAAATACGACGAAATCTCCAGCCATTTTCAACGCTACCCGGCCGAACAAAATGGTGATTTTGAATTGAATGTAAAAGCAGAATTTCTTTACTTTAAACTGCGTAAAACAATTGGCAAAGCAACAGTAAAACATTGA